The following proteins come from a genomic window of Nostoc sp. TCL26-01:
- a CDS encoding esterase-like activity of phytase family protein, with amino-acid sequence MKNHEKKNTFVTWTKIIYISIAILIISFFSSNLAMGAVEISNIKFIGQATLAKGLSFQKTEVGGLSGITYDAKDNLYYAISDDRGQKANTRFYTFKIDLEKGVLQDSNVMPVGVTNLLDENGQPFPSGKTDTEGIAITKEETVFISSEGDVGRLIAPFIKEVILSSGRVTRTLPIPNKFLPDKNGKQGIRNNLAFESLTITPDNKYLYTATENALIQDGTASQPNLGTSCRILQYNLQTNQPEKEFLYLTEPIAPFLNVTGKFASGLPDLLALDNQGHFLSIERSFTGLGFAVSLFQISLAGADDIHQIDSLLAVDPKNIKPVQKKLLLDLRTLDIALDNIEGLTIGPRLSNGQQALILISDNNFNSLQRSQILGFQLKIESPIMRLLRQLGSVFKS; translated from the coding sequence ATGAAAAATCATGAGAAAAAAAACACATTTGTGACTTGGACAAAAATTATTTACATTAGTATTGCTATTCTAATTATTAGCTTTTTCTCCTCCAATTTAGCAATGGGTGCAGTGGAAATCTCTAATATAAAGTTTATTGGACAAGCCACTTTAGCTAAAGGATTGTCATTTCAAAAAACTGAGGTAGGCGGATTATCTGGAATTACCTATGATGCTAAAGACAACCTTTATTATGCTATTTCTGATGATCGGGGACAGAAGGCTAATACTCGGTTTTATACTTTCAAAATTGACTTAGAAAAAGGTGTTTTACAAGATAGTAATGTTATGCCCGTTGGGGTAACTAATTTATTGGACGAAAATGGTCAACCCTTTCCATCTGGGAAAACTGATACAGAAGGTATCGCTATCACCAAGGAAGAAACTGTTTTCATTTCTTCTGAAGGTGATGTTGGTCGATTAATTGCACCTTTTATTAAAGAGGTTATTTTATCTTCTGGTAGAGTAACTAGAACATTACCCATACCAAACAAATTTTTACCTGATAAAAATGGTAAACAAGGTATTCGCAATAACTTAGCTTTTGAAAGCCTGACTATCACACCTGACAATAAATATCTGTATACAGCCACTGAAAATGCTTTGATTCAAGATGGCACAGCATCTCAACCTAATCTTGGAACTTCATGCAGAATTTTGCAATATAATTTACAAACCAATCAACCAGAAAAAGAATTTCTCTATTTGACAGAGCCTATAGCACCATTTCTCAATGTGACAGGAAAATTTGCTAGTGGGTTGCCAGATTTACTGGCTTTAGATAATCAAGGACATTTTCTGAGTATAGAAAGGTCTTTCACTGGTTTAGGATTTGCTGTTTCTTTATTTCAAATTTCTTTAGCAGGTGCTGATGATATTCACCAGATAGATAGTTTGTTAGCCGTTGATCCCAAAAATATTAAACCTGTGCAGAAAAAACTACTATTAGATTTGCGAACTTTAGATATAGCATTAGATAATATAGAAGGTTTAACTATAGGGCCTCGACTATCTAACGGGCAACAAGCATTAATCCTCATTAGTGATAACAATTTTAACTCTTTACAGCGTAGTCAAATTCTCGGTTTTCAACTGAAAATTGAGTCACCTATAATGAGGCTTTTGCGTCAACTAGGGTCAGTTTTTAAAAGCTAA
- a CDS encoding cytochrome c: protein MDNQITKPEILIQRIALLALAILLAIPLGFFGVQMVRASDPYVKSVLTMKGDSIQGHAIFQINCAGCHGLEADGRVGPSLQAVSKRKSRYGLIRQVISGETPPMPKFQPSTQEMADLLSFLETL from the coding sequence TTGGATAACCAGATTACTAAACCTGAAATTCTGATTCAGCGTATCGCTTTATTGGCTCTAGCGATACTGCTAGCAATCCCTTTGGGCTTTTTTGGTGTTCAGATGGTTAGAGCGTCTGACCCATACGTTAAGAGTGTTCTTACCATGAAAGGAGACTCAATACAAGGACACGCCATCTTTCAAATCAATTGTGCTGGCTGTCATGGTTTAGAAGCCGATGGGCGAGTAGGCCCTAGCTTACAAGCCGTTTCTAAGCGTAAGTCCAGGTATGGACTGATTCGTCAAGTCATTAGTGGGGAAACTCCACCAATGCCAAAATTTCAGCCCAGCACTCAAGAAATGGCAGACCTGTTAAGCTTTTTAGAGACTCTGTAA